The Rhodopseudomonas palustris genome window below encodes:
- the exbB gene encoding tonB-system energizer ExbB: MMPPFRVTPMIRNLVRAGALGAAAVLLFGSAAHAADIASLPHDLSPWGMFKNADIVVKVVMAGLALASLATWTVWLSKTVELRRETARARDGLAKLETDTTLAELGRSSGGAHDAVSQLIQTAAREGSLSGWTFDADFKDRVALRLERVEAAMARKIAGGTGILATIGAVAPFVGLFGTVWGIMNAFIGISEAHTTNLAVVAPGIAEALLATALGLVAAVPAVVIYNYLVRAIAAYRALLGDASAQVLLLVSRDRGRSARQMRAG; the protein is encoded by the coding sequence ATGATGCCGCCGTTTCGCGTCACGCCGATGATCCGCAATCTCGTCCGTGCCGGCGCGCTCGGCGCCGCAGCCGTCCTGCTGTTCGGCAGCGCCGCGCACGCCGCCGACATTGCCAGCCTGCCGCACGACCTGTCGCCGTGGGGCATGTTCAAAAACGCCGACATCGTCGTGAAGGTGGTGATGGCCGGCCTCGCGCTGGCGTCGCTCGCGACCTGGACGGTGTGGCTGTCGAAGACCGTCGAGCTGCGGCGCGAAACCGCGCGCGCCCGCGACGGCCTTGCCAAACTCGAAACCGATACGACGCTGGCGGAACTCGGCCGCAGCAGTGGGGGCGCGCATGACGCGGTCTCGCAACTGATCCAGACCGCAGCGCGCGAAGGCAGTTTGTCGGGCTGGACCTTCGATGCCGACTTCAAGGATCGCGTCGCGCTGCGGCTCGAGCGCGTCGAGGCGGCGATGGCGCGCAAGATCGCCGGTGGCACCGGCATTCTCGCCACGATCGGCGCGGTGGCGCCGTTCGTTGGCCTGTTCGGAACGGTGTGGGGCATCATGAATGCTTTCATCGGCATCTCCGAAGCGCACACCACCAATCTGGCGGTGGTGGCACCGGGCATTGCCGAGGCGCTGCTCGCCACCGCGCTCGGCCTCGTCGCCGCAGTGCCGGCGGTGGTGATCTACAACTACCTCGTTCGTGCCATTGCGGCGTATCGGGCGCTGCTCGGCGATGCATCGGCGCAGGTGCTGCTGCTGGTCAGCCGCGATCGCGGCCGCTCGGCGCGGCAGATGCGGGCAGGGTGA
- the exbD gene encoding TonB system transport protein ExbD encodes MGVRLGRRRLAAEDDLEIAHEINVTPFIDVMLVLLIIFMVAAPLATVDIGVDLPASTAAPQPRPDKPVYLSVQPDLTLAVGETIVARDALSSALQSATGGNKDERIFVRADKAVAYGELMAVMNLLRDAGYLKVALVGLDGRNQP; translated from the coding sequence ATGGGCGTGCGGCTCGGTAGACGACGACTCGCGGCGGAGGACGATCTCGAGATCGCGCACGAGATCAATGTCACGCCGTTCATCGATGTGATGCTGGTGCTGCTGATCATCTTCATGGTCGCCGCGCCGCTCGCCACCGTGGATATCGGCGTCGATCTACCGGCCTCGACCGCAGCGCCGCAGCCGCGCCCGGACAAGCCGGTTTATCTGTCGGTGCAGCCGGATCTGACGCTCGCGGTCGGGGAAACGATCGTGGCGCGTGACGCGCTGTCCTCCGCGCTGCAGAGCGCGACGGGCGGGAACAAGGACGAGCGAATCTTCGTGCGCGCCGACAAGGCAGTGGCTTACGGCGAGCTGATGGCGGTGATGAACCTGCTGCGCGACGCCGGCTATCTCAAGGTCGCGCTGGTCGGACTCGACGGCCGGAATCAGCCATGA
- a CDS encoding energy transducer TonB family protein: MNDYVLHETPGRGRSQWLLSATAIVVAHFGLIVAAVAWYQQSPSPGVVMPAILIDMAPSSAAPTLQPQDLAPGPEMQEAPKPQVEAKQPPPAPAPEAPRQFAAQQPEPPAPVLPQSEVVLPQPPAAVEPARRDDAKPKREEVRRERAKRDDTKRDEAKAKPHAHPPAPRTTAAPKAERQAALAAAANAGQAAAAAALPSYRDRLAAHLARYKQYPTASRAAREQGTAMLSFTVGRGGQVLGSRLARTSGFSALDAETMAMIRRAQPLPPFPSEITQSSLSFTVPVRFSLQ; the protein is encoded by the coding sequence ATGAACGACTACGTGCTGCACGAGACGCCCGGCCGCGGCCGCAGTCAATGGCTGCTGTCGGCGACCGCGATCGTCGTGGCACATTTCGGTCTGATCGTCGCAGCGGTTGCCTGGTATCAGCAGTCGCCGTCGCCAGGTGTGGTGATGCCGGCGATCTTGATCGACATGGCGCCGAGCTCCGCGGCGCCCACGCTGCAGCCGCAGGATCTCGCGCCGGGACCCGAGATGCAGGAAGCGCCCAAGCCACAGGTCGAGGCGAAGCAGCCGCCGCCGGCACCTGCACCCGAAGCGCCGCGGCAATTCGCGGCGCAGCAACCTGAGCCCCCCGCGCCGGTGCTGCCGCAATCGGAGGTCGTGCTGCCGCAGCCGCCCGCTGCGGTCGAACCTGCCCGGCGCGACGACGCCAAGCCGAAGCGCGAGGAGGTCAGGCGCGAACGGGCGAAGCGCGACGATACTAAGCGCGACGAGGCCAAGGCCAAGCCGCATGCGCATCCGCCGGCGCCGCGCACCACTGCCGCGCCAAAGGCCGAGCGTCAGGCGGCGCTCGCTGCCGCGGCGAACGCCGGGCAGGCTGCTGCCGCCGCGGCACTGCCGTCGTATCGCGATCGGTTGGCCGCGCATCTCGCCCGTTACAAGCAATATCCGACCGCGTCGCGAGCGGCGCGCGAGCAGGGCACTGCGATGCTGTCGTTCACCGTCGGCCGCGGCGGACAAGTGCTCGGCAGCCGGCTCGCCCGCACCTCCGGCTTTTCGGCGCTCGATGCCGAAACCATGGCGATGATCCGCCGCGCCCAGCCGCTGCCGCCGTTCCCGAGCGAGATCACCCAGTCGTCGCTCAGCTTCACCGTTCCGGTGCGATTTTCGCTGCAGTGA